A part of Gossypium hirsutum isolate 1008001.06 chromosome A07, Gossypium_hirsutum_v2.1, whole genome shotgun sequence genomic DNA contains:
- the LOC107953023 gene encoding pto-interacting protein 1, whose protein sequence is MSCFGCCEEDDIHRAADNGGQYVVKHAAGNDGGYQTSETASKSAQTVKVQPIEVPVIPAEELKEITDNYGTNSLIGEGSYGRVYYGVLKSGQHAAIKKLDASKQPDDEFLSQVSMVSRLKHENFVQLLGYCVDGSSRILAYEFASNGSLHDILHGRKGVKGAQPGPVLTWAQRVKIAVGAARGLEYLHEKADPHIIHRDIKSSNVLIFDDDVAKIADFDLSNQAPDMAARLHSTRVLGTFGYHAPEYAMTGQLNAKSDVYSFGVVLLELLTGRKPVDHTLPRGQQSLVTWATPRLSEDKVRQCVDQRLGGDYPSKAVAKMAAVAALCVQYEADFRPNMSIVVKALQPLLNARPGPVETPST, encoded by the exons ATGAGTTGCTTTGGCTGTTGTGAAGAGGATGACATCCACAGAGCCGCTGACAATGGAGGTCAATACGTTGTTAAACATGCAGCAG GAAACGATGGAGGTTACCAGACTTCTGAAACTGCATCAAAGAGTGCTCAAACTGTGAAGGTTCAGCCTATTGAAGTCCCTGTTATTCCAGCTGAAGAATTGAAAGAAATCACAGATAACTACGGTACAAATTCTTTAATTGGAGAAGGTTCCTATGGAAGAGTTTATTATGGGGTCCTTAAAAGTGGGCAGCATGCAGCAATCAAAAAGTTAGATGCCAGCAAGCAACCTGATGATGAGTTTTTGTCCCAG GTTTCTATGGTATCAAGGTTGAAACATGAAAACTTTGTTCAATTGCTTGGTTACTGTGTTGATGGCAGCTCCCGTATACTTGCCTATGAGTTTGCATCAAATGGATCACTGCATGATATTCTCCATG GGAGAAAAGGTGTTAAGGGAGCTCAGCCTGGCCCTGTTCTGACATGGGCCCAGAGAGTAAAAATTGCTGTTGGAGCTGCAAGAGGGCTTGAATACTTGCACGAGAAGGCTGATCCTCACATCATTCATCGTGACATTAAGTCCAGCAACGTGCTAATATTTGACGATGATGTGGCAAAGATTGCTGACTTTGATTTATCAAATCAGGCTCCTGATATGGCAGCTCGTCTTCATTCCACTCGTGTACTTGGAACCTTTGGTTATCATGCTCCTGA ATATGCAATGACAGGTCAATTAAATGCCAAGAGCGATGTATACAGCTTTGGTGTCGTGCTGCTTGAGCTTCTAACTGGGAGAAAACCTGTTGATCATACTTTACCCCGTGGGCAGCAAAGTCTTGTGACATGG GCTACACCAAGGCTTAGTGAAGACAAGGTCAGGCAGTGTGTTGATCAAAGACTAGGGGGAGATTATCCTTCCAAGGCTGTCGCTAAG ATGGCTGCTGTTGCTGCATTGTGCGTGCAATATGAAGCTGATTTTCGGCCAAATATGAGCATCGTTGTCAAAGCTCTACAGCCGCTGCTAAATGCTCGGCCCGGACCTGTTGAAACACCAAGCACATAA